One part of the Candidatus Zixiibacteriota bacterium genome encodes these proteins:
- a CDS encoding HlyD family efflux transporter periplasmic adaptor subunit — translation MAAQTYPKLRSDLVASSSIVDGSIVYTVKDPITGKYFRLRELEYWLVGQLDGATAPETVAERVREKFSVNITPEHVGQFVAMLEGLLFLENSRSEQGISKLSVRAGQKSSLASRLLFVKLKAFKPGPFLDRLTALYRPFHNPFWFVISWLVIITGFSLLFANYSEFNLNLAELFHLHSIGLIIVVLFVMLTLHEYAHAILCRYYGGAVHEMGFLLMYFQPCFYCDISDAWLFPQKSRRLAVTWAGPFYQFLILAVAMIIWRVTVEDTAVNIVARMFVLVCWITTFVNFNPLIKLDGYYMLSDWVEIPNLRQKAFAYLGNVLKRHILGWPIELIIPSRRERKIFFLYGGLAILFSTFLLGYMLYLIGGFIYGRWGGFGLTLFIVALLIILKDSLRNLFLGTVRHVIYMKKLLSQPFRLATYAIVLIAVVVVVLAISFPHRVSGNITVEPLNEFSLSLNAFGLLEQNLRLGGERPESKSSYLQMTSSDMAALELLPLVSDGEQIQSGDTVAILISNQITGELAGAHSELERLQSNLVLLKAPPKKERISEMESQVSAAQSNFNQLKRNLDRIQELVNRKLESTDKLESSQSAFDIAKAELSNKESALRLLKSPPRPEEETVLAHEISKQQARLGFLKVQADAQVVVSPISGTVFVGHGAGKDKSILSVCQQNEIELHIPVSDFDLPLISLGQTVQVKVRSYPDRLFEGRVVRIPAAADSIAGKNYFPVSVLVENSESLLRDGMSGYAKIEIGKKSLVALAYRKLLSGIRVEFWSWW, via the coding sequence ATGGCCGCGCAAACATATCCCAAACTCCGCTCTGACCTTGTTGCCTCATCTTCAATTGTCGATGGCAGTATCGTCTATACTGTCAAAGACCCAATCACCGGTAAATACTTTCGGCTCCGCGAATTAGAGTACTGGCTGGTTGGGCAGCTCGATGGAGCGACTGCGCCCGAGACCGTTGCTGAGCGCGTCCGCGAGAAATTCTCGGTCAACATAACGCCCGAGCATGTCGGACAATTTGTAGCCATGCTCGAGGGTTTGCTGTTTCTTGAAAACAGCCGGAGCGAGCAGGGGATATCGAAACTTTCGGTTCGGGCAGGACAAAAATCATCACTTGCATCACGGCTGCTCTTTGTGAAACTCAAAGCATTCAAACCGGGTCCATTTCTGGATCGGCTGACCGCGCTCTATCGGCCATTCCACAATCCATTTTGGTTTGTGATTTCGTGGCTGGTTATCATCACAGGCTTCTCGCTCCTGTTTGCGAACTACTCAGAGTTCAATCTGAATCTTGCTGAATTATTTCATCTCCATTCTATCGGACTGATAATTGTCGTTCTGTTTGTGATGCTGACTCTGCATGAATACGCCCATGCCATTCTCTGCCGCTACTATGGCGGGGCTGTGCACGAGATGGGGTTTTTGCTCATGTATTTCCAACCCTGCTTCTATTGTGATATCTCCGATGCCTGGCTCTTTCCTCAAAAGTCTCGACGCCTTGCGGTTACCTGGGCCGGGCCGTTTTATCAGTTTCTGATACTTGCGGTAGCGATGATTATTTGGCGGGTGACAGTCGAAGATACAGCCGTCAACATAGTCGCCAGAATGTTTGTTCTCGTGTGCTGGATAACGACCTTTGTAAATTTCAATCCGCTCATCAAACTCGATGGCTACTATATGCTTTCAGACTGGGTGGAAATCCCGAATCTCCGCCAAAAGGCATTCGCCTATCTTGGAAATGTGTTGAAGCGTCACATCCTCGGCTGGCCAATTGAGTTGATTATTCCAAGCCGGCGGGAGAGAAAAATTTTCTTTCTCTACGGCGGCCTCGCGATTCTATTCTCGACTTTCCTGCTGGGTTACATGCTGTATCTGATCGGGGGATTCATCTATGGCCGTTGGGGCGGTTTTGGATTGACCTTGTTCATTGTCGCGCTTCTGATTATCTTAAAAGACAGCCTTCGGAACCTATTTTTGGGAACCGTACGGCATGTGATATATATGAAAAAGCTACTCAGCCAACCTTTCAGACTTGCAACGTACGCGATTGTTCTCATTGCCGTCGTGGTCGTTGTGCTTGCGATCTCCTTTCCTCACCGGGTTTCCGGCAACATTACGGTCGAGCCGCTCAACGAATTTTCACTTTCCCTCAATGCCTTTGGCCTCCTTGAACAAAACCTCCGGCTTGGCGGCGAGAGACCCGAAAGCAAATCGAGTTATCTTCAGATGACCTCAAGCGATATGGCCGCGCTTGAACTGCTGCCGCTCGTCAGCGACGGCGAACAGATTCAGAGTGGAGACACAGTCGCGATTCTGATTTCAAATCAGATTACCGGGGAGCTCGCCGGAGCCCATTCCGAGCTTGAGCGCCTGCAGAGTAACCTTGTGCTTCTCAAAGCTCCCCCCAAAAAAGAGCGAATCAGTGAGATGGAATCGCAGGTATCAGCCGCTCAAAGTAATTTCAACCAACTCAAAAGAAACCTCGACAGAATTCAGGAATTGGTCAATCGGAAACTGGAGTCGACTGATAAGCTCGAAAGCTCGCAGTCGGCATTTGATATCGCCAAGGCTGAACTGAGCAACAAGGAATCCGCATTGCGCCTGCTCAAATCCCCGCCGCGACCCGAAGAAGAAACAGTGCTGGCCCATGAAATCTCCAAACAACAGGCGCGGCTTGGCTTTCTCAAAGTCCAGGCCGACGCACAGGTGGTGGTTTCGCCCATCTCCGGGACAGTATTTGTGGGGCATGGAGCGGGCAAGGACAAGAGTATATTGTCGGTTTGCCAACAAAACGAAATAGAACTGCATATCCCAGTCTCTGATTTTGATCTCCCGCTGATAAGCCTTGGCCAGACTGTTCAGGTCAAAGTCCGCTCTTATCCTGATAGGCTTTTCGAGGGGCGTGTGGTTCGCATACCTGCAGCGGCTGATAGTATCGCGGGCAAAAATTATTTCCCGGTCTCGGTACTGGTGGAAAACTCAGAGAGCTTGCTTCGCGATGGAATGTCCGGCTATGCGAAAATCGAGATTGGCAAAAAATCACTTGTCGCGCTGGCGTATCGAAAATTGTTATCGGGAATCAGAGTCGAGTTCTGGTCATGGTGGTAG